A window of the Podospora bellae-mahoneyi strain CBS 112042 chromosome 6, whole genome shotgun sequence genome harbors these coding sequences:
- a CDS encoding hypothetical protein (EggNog:ENOG503P7C9): MAYSTKVVGPLSSPRGREDNVLVIPEPPPPPRPSLPGRRVKQVAPFSHPEITRRRPLRSTTVLTEYTTITTTPVVVVLVEGPFTAGHPQDTTTTQKTNPLFSTKRGTLLTRTRIAGVAEPTRTISVAMDAAPYAPPPEPTASAAVNLPQGPGNGAMLTGECASAQYTLIDDGGPTMIYAPFVGCINNKPDCCPYTPATMAQKFKAVGTASSGVFPTPQNQKDSTMKSCAADYYSVSESCCPSGYALWTSVMGGQTPCIRALTATTEVQPITNAPAATTTKPTMAVTGVVFAMAYPLEETSGGLPSGTIAGIVVGIIMGVFFLAAVIFFSCRYRRSKQLKNFKKELHQNFYGDNGTGTSEVPTLVNNTNANSIRGSTTTTMAHHRPQSSLCRTQYLHHKTIKRDSVASLGHKEERDLSQVDNPAKRYTPDSAYPQRPPAREAMVRRESSVHSLDSQLSLHDENCYDNILPSPGTPGTLANGNNDHNIRNSSYNPTNDWVVSGSELHLAKPQRLSRGYPRIVYTHSHGHGSNTSVPTTVNGGEGGGAGRLSTSTSGSASGSGSICSRPSTRLEVMPGTPEEDNKTNGNRERQKVEV, from the exons ATGGCCTACTCGACGAAAGTTGTCGGGCCTTTATCGAGTCCGCGCGGTAGGGAAGACAATGTCCTGGTCATTCCcgaacctcctcctcctccaaggcCATCGCTCCCTGGCCGCCGTGTCAAGCAGGTTGCGCCTTTTTCTCATCCGGAAATCACTCGCCGGCGGCCCTTACGATCCACTACCGTCTTGACAGAGTATACCACtattaccaccacccccgtcgTTGTTGTCTTGGTCGAAGGTCCTTTCACTGCTGGCCATCCCCAAGACACGACCACCACacaaaaaacaaaccctTTGTTTTCTACCAAGCGAGGAACACTGTTAACAAGGACAAG GATCGCTGGAGTGGCAGAGCCCACTCGGACAATCTCTGTGGCCATGGATGCCGC CCCGTATGCCCCTCCGCCGGAACCGACAGCGTCTGCGGCCGTCAACCTCCCTCAGGGTCCAGGAAATGGAGCGATGCTCACAGGGGAGTGTGCGTCGGCGCAGTATACACTCATCGATGATGGCGGACCGACCATGATATATGCGCCCTTTGTGGGCTGTATCAACAATAAACCAGATTGCTGTCCCTATACACCCGCAACCATGGCTCAAAAGTTCAAGGCCGTTGGCACAGCCAGTTCCGGTGTGTTTCCCACTCCGCAAAATCAGAAAGATTCCACAATGAAAAGTTGTGCTGCCGATTACTACTCCGTCTCTGAAAGTTGCTGCCCAAG CGGCTACGCACTTTGGACCTCCGTCATGGGTGGCCAAACACCATGTATAAGGGCTCTCACAGCAACCACCGAGGTGcagcccatcaccaacgcGCCGGCCGCGACAACAACGAAACCGACCATGGCCGTCACGGGCGTTGTCTTTGCCATGGCCTATCCACTGGAGGAAACCTCGGGAGGACTCCCGAGTGGAACAATCGCAGGCATAGTCGTGGGCATCATCATGGGAGTATTCTTCCTAGCGGCGGTGATATTCTTCAGTTGCCGCTACCGGCGCAGCAAACAACTGAAGAACTTCAAGAAGGAACTCCATCAAAACTTCTATGGCGATAACGGGACTGGAACGTCGGAAGTTCCGACGCTCGTTAACAATACGAACGCCAACAGTATACGGGGAAGCACTACTACCACGATGGCGCATCATCGGCCACAAAGCTCCCTTTGCCGCACCCAGTACCTCCACCACAAGACCATCAAGCGCGACTCGGTCGCCAGCCTCGGGCACAAAGAGGAGCGAGACTTGTCCCAGGTCGATAACCCCGCCAAACGATACACACCCGACTCGGCCTACCCCCAAAGACCGCCAGCAAGGGAAGCGATGGTAAGGCGGGAATCATCAGTACACAGTCTGGATTCGCAACTATCTCTCCATGATGAGAACTGTTACGACAACATCTTGCCCTCCCCGGGCACGCCAGGGACTTTGGCAAATGGGAATAATGATCACAATATCCGCAACAGCAGCTATAATCCAACCAACGATTGGGTTGTCTCTGGGTCGGAATTGCACCTGGCAAAACCGCAGAGGCTGTCGAGGGGATACCCGAGGATAGTGTACACTCATTCCCATGGACATGGGAGCAATACAAGTGTGCCGACTACGGTGaatggtggcgagggtgggggagcggGGAGGCTGTCGACCTCTACGTCAGGGAGTGCGAGCGGGTCGGGAAGTATTTGCAGTAGGCCGTCGACAAGGTTGGAAGTTATGCCGGGAAcgccggaggaggataaTAAGACCAATGGGAACAGGGAGAGGCAGAAGGTTGAGGTTTGA
- the FIG4 gene encoding phosphatidylinositol-3,5-bisphosphate 5-phosphatase (EggNog:ENOG503NVR3; COG:I), with product MAADTAETQLAISALVAATPAGGGGGPETPAPVPQTPTPTPVPVLPRQSQAQSQNGPPPPLSRVPELPETEPVLFPPLHNSADTDSVASGKSAPLRTGAGAGLGDDNDEDEPAVAKPFLRTSSPDPASSRPGVGVMAEDDEDEEVRLGYGGIDGAGPRSRLMHKMHRFSLYETASRFYIVGGDVTEKRYRILKIDRINDDESELSITDDKTVYTQKDMNELLDTIDDGNKGTGGLKLRCTTWGLLGFIKFTGPWYMLLITKKSTVAMIGGHYVYQIDGTDLIPLTSPNLKVDQRNTNTEESRFLGILNNLDLTRSFYYSYSYDITRTLQYNITRERAALINGHPCAVDDDFNSMFVWNNHLLQPVAKLLNAPYDWCRPIIHGYIDQAAVSVYGRTAHITVIARRSRYFAGARFLKRGANDLGYVANDVETEQIVSEALTTSFHAPGPKFFANPSYTSYVQHRGSIPLYWTQDNTGVTPKPPIELNLVDPFYSAAALHFDNLFERYGAPIYALNLVKSRERTPRESKLLEEYTRAINYLNQFLPADKKIIHRAWDMSRAAKSRDQDVIGTLEEIAEDVLITTGFFHNGDGYTSPIRVQNGVARTNCIDCLDRTNAAQFVIGKRALGHQLYALGILGDTAINYDTDAVNLFTHMYHDHGDTIAVQYGGSQLVNTMETYRKINQWTSHSRDMIESFKRYYNNSFLDGQRQEAYNLFLGNYIFAHGQPMLWDLATDYYLHHENPRTWLDKRKRDYIRWYTPKFLEPRVLPPYQPTKGKAPHTSKPMSAYDDYWLEYYRPSTLSSFLKMFSYKMNSTLRYIPFKSTLDGRYDLSPFRVRTELGDSEAQEKKKAKKEVTIVAPHDMVRMADDAETSSINEKTGHAGPTPTTTASTGSGSKGIFSHRWLQPDKHATHGIMKDTSHHPNDNSGDEAAKNKQSALEKSRAAQWTFTQVVQESLNPTVSAVEAEDYARYISHPQNLPLVVSSEIPLSEIEPEYQEYVNGSWQWEGLPISTPWPQKLGMPRRDDREEEEEQEQDREFYLETVTVGENPLTVTEEDAQKKRYKAYRKWLRGKSLFKQQPVD from the coding sequence ATGGCTGCCGACACAGCAGAAACCCAACTTGCGATCAGCGCCCTAGTTGCTGCCACACCtgcaggcggtggtggtggtcccgAGACACCAGCTCCAGTGccccaaactcccactcccactcccgtTCCAGTGCTACCACGCCAGTCTCAAGCCCAAAGCCAAAAtggccctcctcctcccctttcccgAGTCCCCGAGCTCCCAGAGACCGAGCCCGTCCTGTTTCCCCCGCTTCACAACAGTGCCGACACAGACTCTGTAGCCTCTGGTAAATCGGCACCTTTGCGCACAGGCGCTGGCGCGGGGCTAggcgacgacaacgacgaggacgagccAGCTGTCGCGAAACCCTTCCTGCGAACATCGAGCCCCGACCCAGCATCATCGCGGCCAGGTGTAGGAGTAATGGCagaagatgacgaagacgaggaggttcGCCTCGGATATGGGGGTATCGATGGGGCAGGCCCCaggtcgaggttgatgcACAAGATGCATAGGTTCAGTTTGTACGAGACAGCCAGTCGCTTTTATATTGTCGGCGGCGATGTCACAGAGAAGCGTTATCGTATCCTCAAGATCGACAGGATCAACGATGACGAGTCGGAACTAAGTATCACCGACGACAAGACAGTATATACTCAGAAGGATATGAACGAGCTGCTAGATACGATCGACGATGGGAACAAGGGAACGGGTGGACTGAAGCTTCGATGTACGACATGGGGTTTGCTGGGGTTCATCAAGTTTACCGGACCCTGGTACAtgcttctcatcaccaagaagagcACTGTGGCCATGATAGGCGGCCACTACGTTTACCAAATCGACGGCACCGACCTCATTCCCTTAACATCACCCAACCTCAAGGTGGATCAACgaaacaccaacaccgaggaGTCGAGATTCCTGGGAATTCTGAACAACTTGGATCTAACGCGCTCCTTCTACTACAGCTACTCGTATGATATCACGCGGACATTGCAGTACAACATCACCAGAGAGCGGGCTGCGCTAATCAATGGCCACCCCTGTGCGGTTGACGATGATTTCAACTCCATGTTTGTCTGGAATAACCACTTGCTTCAGCCAGTTGCGAAACTTCTCAATGCGCCGTATGACTGGTGTCGCCCTATAATCCACGGGTACATCGACCAAGCCGCCGTTTCGGTCTACGGCAGGACAGCACACATCACTGTCATTGCTCGCCGCAGTCGGTACTTTGCTGGCGCTCGTTTCTTGAAGAGAGGCGCCAATGATTTGGGCTATGTCGCCAATGATGTAGAGACTGAGCAGATTGTATCAGAGGCCCTCACGACCTCGTTCCATGCGCCTGGTCCCAAGTTCTTCGCCAACCCTTCTTATACTTCGTATGTGCAACATCGTGGGTCTATTCCTCTCTACTGGACGCAGGACAACACAGGTGTGACTCCGAAACCTCCAATCGAGCTGAACCTGGTCGACCCCTTCTACAGTGCGGCCGCCCTGCACTTTGATAACCTCTTCGAGCGCTATGGGGCACCCATCTACGCACTGAATCTGGTAAAGTCTCGTGAGAGGACACCTCGAGAAAGCAAGTTACTCGAAGAATACACGCGTGCCATCAACTACCTCAACCAGTTCTTACCAGCAGACAAGAAGATCATCCATCGTGCTTGGGACATGTCCCGTGCCGCGAAAAGTCGTGATCAAGATGTCATCGGGACGCTTGAGGAGATCGCAGAAGATGTATTGATCACCACGGGCTTCTTTCACAATGGGGACGGTTACACATCTCCCATCCGCGTCCAGAACGGGGTGGCGCGCACAAACTGCATAGACTGTCTCGACAGAACCAATGCCGCTCAGTTTGTCATTGGCAAGCGGGCACTTGGACACCAACTCTACGCGCTCGGCATCCTTGGGGACACAGCCATCAACTATGATACCGACGCTGTCAACTTGTTCACACACATGTACCATGACCATGGTGACACCATAGCCGTCCAATACGGCGGCTCACAGCTCGTCAACACGATGGAGACTTACCGCAAGATCAACCAGTGGACAAGTCACTCCCGAGATATGATTGAGAGCTTCAAGCGGTATTACAACAACTCCTTTCTTGATGGGCAGCGCCAGGAAGCCTACAACCTTTTTCTGGGCAACTATATTTTTGCCCACGGCCAGCCAATGCTGTGGGATCTAGCAACAGACTACTACCTTCATCACGAAAACCCACGCACGTGGCTTgacaagagaaaaagagattACATCCGTTGGTATACACCGAAATTCCTCGAACCGCGAGTCCTCCCACCCTACCAGCCCACCAAAGGAAAGGCTCCCCACACCAGCAAGCCAATGTCGGCCTACGATGACTACTGGCTTGAGTACTATCGCCCTTCCACATTATCTTCCTTCCTCAAGATGTTCTCTTACAAAATGAACTCCACCCTCCGATACATCCCCTTCAAATCAACCCTCGACGGCCGGTACGATCTCAGCCCCTTCCGAGTCCGCACCGAGCTGGGCGACAGTGAAGcgcaagaaaagaagaaagccaaGAAAgaagtcacaatcgttgcTCCCCACGACATGGTTCGCATGGCCGACGACGCGGAAACATCCTCGATCAACGAAAAGACAGGCCATGCTGGACCAactcccaccacaacagccaGCACAGGAAGCGGCAGCAAAGGCATCTTCTCCCACCGCTGGCTCCAACCAGACAAACATGCCACCCATGGTATAATGAAAGacacctcccaccaccccaacgaCAACAGCGGCGACGAAGCAgcaaaaaacaaacaatcGGCCCTTGAGAAATCCCGCGCGGCACAATGGACTTTTACCCAAGTAGTCCAGGAATCTCTCAACCCCACCGTCAGCGCGGTAGAAGCGGAAGACTACGCGCGTTACATTTCGCACCCGCAGAATTTACCGCTGGTGGTGTCGAGCGAGATACCGCTCTCGGAAATCGAGCCAGAGTACCAGGAGTATGTCAATGGGAGTTGGCAGTGGGAGGGGCTGCCGATTTCGACGCCCTGGCCCCAGAAGCtggggatgccgaggagggatgatagggaggaggaggaggagcaggagcaggataGGGAGTTCTATTTGGAGACTGtgacggtgggggagaacCCGCTGACGGttaccgaggaggatgcgcagaagaagaggtatAAGGCTTATAGGaagtggttgagggggaagagCTTGTTTAAACAGCAGCCGGTGGATTAG
- a CDS encoding hypothetical protein (EggNog:ENOG503PIKZ): MMMTVPEDREGVEQMITIIDDTEEGGVSSQTMEFTMIQEIAALTRVEEGEEVSTQTTTLTASQERSALAEAKEGTEAPIPRTALTTAGPDIKAEEETGASTHKTSATTRMTKKPQDEVDIDQSRKGREDSHLRSRSHPPHHHHSSSKHNESHSPADIIYTAARTAFEAGAVAALKLRDDPSPLIGAKGGKIVAAAVGAAVVDTFIDQKHPKRKGGLRHTVMRQATQMAIGNIVMPAVIHADKRHGKGVPVQTSVRGKNAWFGNMKAAGAKAGGGVRAGGGRR, translated from the exons atgatgatgacagtTCCAGAAGACCGCGAAGGGGTCGAGCAGATgatcaccatcatcgacgacacagaagaaggaggagtgtCGAGTCAGACGATGGAATTTACCATGATCCAAGAGATCGCTGCTCTCACAAGagtcgaggaaggggaagaagtgTCGACTCAGACGACGACACTTACCGCGAGTCAAGAGAGAAGCGCTCTCGCAGAAGCCAAAGAAGGGACAGAAGCACCGATTCCGAGGACAGCACTTACCACGGCAGGTCCCGACATCAAAGCCGAAGAAGAGACAGGAGCATCGACTCACAAGACAAGCGCCACCACTCGCATGACGAAGAAACCTCAAGACGAGGTCGACATCGATCA GAGTCGCAAGGGCAGGGAAGACTCGCACCTCCGCTCCAGATCgcacccaccccaccaccaccactcctcaTCAAAACACAACGAATCCCACTCTCCCGCAGACATCATATACACAGCCGCACGCACCGCCTTTGAAGCAGGAGCAGTGGCCGCTCTCAAGCTGCGGGATGATCCCTCGCCATTGATAGGTGCCAAAGGTGGCAAGATTGTCGCTGCCGCCGTCGGAGCTGCTGTTGTCGACACGTTCATCGACCAAAAGCACCCTAAGCGGAAAGGAGGGTTGAGACACACTGTCATGAGGCAGGCTACTCAGATGGCGATAGGAAACATCGTTATGCCGGCTGTCATACACGCTGATAAGAGACACGGAAAGGGAGTCCCGGTGCAGACAAGTGTAAGGGGCAAAAATGCATGGTTTGGGAATATGAAGGCTGCTGGTGCAAAGGCCGGAGGGGGCGTGAgagcgggtggtgggaggaggtaa
- a CDS encoding hypothetical protein (EggNog:ENOG503P2C2; COG:S) has protein sequence MRILGLHGQGTSAYIFKSQTVALRAKLPKSYEFDFVDAPFHCAPAPGIKVLFDSSHYTWWPKATTNGIKGAHKWLIDYIEENGPYDAVICFSQGCSLVSSFLLYHNLETPEEPLPFKAAIFICGGLPLGVLEDLNLPITEKAHAVNDATGALLKKKAGALIDLAKNLDKIKPGMGLWDDVNGLLHDPSKMPDETDVFGIDFTAMPKEAMIKIPTIHIYGAKDPRWPSSVQLAYFCENRKEYDHGGGHDIPRSTDVSIKIAKMLEDLREEIGA, from the exons atgaGAATTCTAGGTCTCCATGGTCAAGGGACAAGTGCCTACATCTTCAAATCTCAAACAG TTGCTTTGAGAGCAAAGCTCCCAAAAAGCTACGAGTTCGACTTTGTTGATGCCCCATTTCATTGTGCCCCAGCACCAGGTATCAAGGTCTTGTTCGACTCCAGTCATTACACTTGGTGGCCAAAAGCGACCACCAACGGCATCAAAGGTGCGCACAAGTGGTTGATCGACTACATCGAGGAAAACGGACCGTACGACGCCGTGATTTGCTTTTCCCAGGGCTGCTCCTTAGTTAGCAGCTTCCTTCTCTACCACAACCTCGAAACACCCGAGGAACCTCTACCATTCAAAGCAGCCATCTTCATCTGCGGCGGTCTCCCTCTCGGTGTCCTCGAAGATCTCAACTTGCCCATCACAGAAAAGGCCCATGCTGTCAACGATGCCACGGGTGCgctgctcaagaagaaggccggtgCATTAATTGATCTGGCGAAGAATCTCGACAAAATCAAGCCGGGCATGGGATTGTGGGACGACGTCAACGGGTTGCTTCACGACCCGTCAAAGATGCCAGACGAGACAGATGTGTTTGGGATTGACTTTACCGCCATGCCAAAGGAAGCCATGATCAAGATTCCAACAATTCACATCTACGGTGCTAAGGACCCAAGGTGGCCATCGAGTGTTCAGTTGGCGTACTTTTGCGAGAACAGGAAGGAGTACGATCACGGCGGTGGACACGATATCCCTCGGTCGACGGACGTTTCCATCAAGATTGCGAAGATGTTGGAggatttgagggaggagattggaGCATAA
- the XAN1 gene encoding Alpha-ketoglutarate-dependent xanthine dioxygenase xan-1 (COG:E; EggNog:ENOG503NVW9), which translates to MPSATGPVVQPLTPPEGSKINFGATITGIDIENLTDSDFALIRDALFTHQVVIFKSQSHVSPRAQYELTNRFDPLATSYGHGKTVDAKRSILHPDLKTIPHQPQVQVIGNGFVSSYEGLQNITLRHPHHKTFHATSIPEADDLTHTRFYRWHIDAALYGLAPPIVTTLLAVKVPSGRRQICRYDDGTGDELSVPLGTTAFVSSCTSYDILSPKDQAFCRSTRVEYAPHPYIWMSGAKSRSDGLGMVSQGKEIPLGDLPPIEQDKIQILPMCWKNPVTGKLALQVHPSAIRKLHLADGTVIEDLAEVREIVHRLQRPGIAPEYVYAHDWEEGDFVLFHNRGVLHSVVGAFAEEEVRLFRQCNVAASEFPLGPDHE; encoded by the exons ATGCCTTCAGCCACCGGCCCCGTTGTCCAACCTCTCACGCCTCCCGAGGGCTCCAAGATCAACTTCGGAGCCACCATCACAGGCATTGACATTGAGAACCTCACTG ACTCCGACTTTGCCCTCATCCGTGAcgccctcttcacccaccAAGTCGTAATCTTCAAATCCCAATCCCACGTCTCCCCACGCGCCCAATACGAGCTCACCAACCGCTTCGATCCCCTCGCAACCTCTTATGGTCATGGCAAAACAGTAGACGCCAAACGctccatcctccaccccgaccTCAAAACAATCCCCCACCAGCCCCAAGTCCAAGTCATCGGCAACGGCTTTGTGTCTTCCTACGAAGGCCTTCAAAACAtcaccctccgccacccccaccacaaaACCTTCCAcgccacctccatccccgaagccgacgacctcacacacacaagGTTCTATAGATGGCACATCGACGCCGCCCTCTACGGACTCGCCCCTCCCATCGTGACCACCCTCCTGGCAGTCAAAGTCCCCTCTGGCCGCAGGCAAATCTGCCGTTACGACGACGGAACAGGCGATGAGCTCTCCGTCCCCTTGGGAACCACAGCTTTTGTCTCATCATGCACCTCCTACgacatcctctcccccaaagACCAAGCCTTTTGCCGTTCCACCCGCGTGGAATATGCCCCCCACCCCTACATCTGGATGTCAGGCGCCAAATCCCGCTCTGACGGGCTGGGTATGGTCTCCCAAGGCAAAGAGATTCCTCTCGGGGACCTCCCCCCTATTGAACAAGACAAGATCCAGATTTTGCCCATGTGCTGGAAGAATCCTGTCACGGGAAAGCTAGCGCTGCAGGTGCACCCTTCTGCGATTAGAAAGTTGCACTTGGCTGATGGGACGGTGATTGAGGATTTGgcggaggtgagggagattgTGCATAGGCTGCAGAGGCCGGGGATTGCACCCGAGTATGTCTACGCGCAtgactgggaggagggggattttgTGCTTTTCCACAACAGGGGGGTGTTGCATAGTGTTGTGGGCGCgtttgccgaggaggaggtgaggttgtttAGGCAGTGCAATGTTGCGGCGAGTGAGTTTCCTTTGGGGCCTGATCATGAGTAA
- a CDS encoding hypothetical protein (EggNog:ENOG503P45F; COG:S), which translates to MSWYKALLDAASAMNEKPDSIGDAIQALSQEVPDSITLDELLTGVSETVASSDKTRPENTERVQKALVVALTCLQQLDRIQEKASDQATAQELARVISTAIAPVLPVLNDDNGLPASFNDALSNNSKALNTHCKATSTIGLQCLEAIDNVFNPPTLDDDTLLTLIAYSHPDQNWSDDPTKITKIAAAILKTYPFPNKTDFITSTILLSYLRPLFSKSKPSTITSSGRKAEYQTDNSRDGIPDDTAATKPWKFTDLRSIPVFSWAVTEANNALISTHWPSYIPVLLTLTDDSTTHIRQTGLNILSNFLTKIPAKILQDTGLGQVFADAVSPILSYLPSLTPEDESLQLLEPAYKALLVLADKQSATGGKDGSGSSSRHKLLNHLIREGIFTGYFHAKNHVRIVELLCRETVEIVDAMGVHAVKHLKDMIPMISAILTDPFASAAPRTLLSAVKALQAVLRNCWPRLMTGSVWQDEIINALVMCWLHLDEPTNNISDDSLEEVRKELVTSFQALSAIARTEGTDLSARVEPLVAKAGSLAGLFLGLVDDDMGF; encoded by the exons ATGTCCTGGTACAAGGCGCTGCTTGATGCGGCGTCGGCAATGAATGAGAAGCCAGACTCGATTGGAGATGCGATCCAGGCTTTATCACAGG AGGTCCCGGATTCGATAACACTTGATGAGCTGCTCACGGGGGTGAGTGAGACTGTTGCCTCATCTGACAAGACGAGGCCCGAG AACACAGAAAGGGTGCAAAAGGCCTTGGTGGTTGCACTCACATGTCTGCAACAGCTAGACAGGATACAAGAGAAAGCAAGCGACCAGGCCACTGCACAGGAGCTAGCGAGAGTAATATCAACGGCAATTGCGCCTGTTTTGCCTGTTCTCAACGACGATAATGGCTTACCAGCAT CCTTCAATGATGCTctgtccaacaacagcaaagccCTCAATACCCACTGCAAAGCCACCTCCACGATAGGTCTCCAATGCCTAGAAGCCATCGACAATGTTTTCAATCCACCCACCCTGGACGacgacaccctcctcactctcATTGCCTACTCTCACCCCGACCAAAACTGGTCTGATGATCCCACCAAAATTACCAAGATAGCCGCCGCCATTCTCAAGACTTACCCCTTCCCCAATAAAACCGACTTCATCACCTCTACAATCCTCCTGTCGTATCTCCGGCCTCTTTTCTCAAAGTCTAAACCGTCTACTATTACCTCTTCAGGCCGCAAAGCAGAATATCAAACCGACAACTCCCGAGATGGCATCCCCGACGACACCGCTGCAACTAAACCATGGAAGTTTACTGACCTTCGCTCCATTCCGGTGTTCTCATGGGCAGTGACAGAAGCTAAT AACGCCCTGATAAGCACCCACTGGCCCTCCTATATCCCCGTCCTCCTAACCCTCACTGACgactccaccacccacatccGCCAAACCGGCCTCAACATCCTATCCAACTTCCTCACCAAGATCCCCGCCAAAATCCTGCAGGACACCGGTCTAGGCCAAGTCTTTGCCGATGCTGTATCTCCAATACTGTCTTACCTTCCTTCTTTAACACCCGAGGATGAATCCCTTCAGCTCTTGGAACCAGCCTACAAAGCTTTGCTAGTTTTGGCAGATAAGCAGTCCGCCACAGGAGGCAAAGACGGGAGCGGTAGTAGTTCCAGGCACAAGCTACTCAACCACCTGATCCGCGAGGGCATCTTCACAGGGTACTTTCACGCCAAAAACCATGTCAGGATTGTCGAGCTGCTCTGTCGAGAGACGGTGGAGATTGTAGACGCGATGGGGGTTCATGCTGTTAAACATCTCAAG GATATGATTCCCATGAtctccgccatcctcaccgaCCCATTCGCTTCCGCCGCACCGCGGACTCTCCTCTCCGCTGTCAAAGCACTCCAGGCGGTTCTGAGGAACTGCTGGCCTAGGCTTATGACTGGGTCGGTTTGGCAGGATGAGATTATTAACGCGCTTGTGATGTGCTGGCTGCATCTTGATGAGCCGACTAACAACATCAGTGACGACAGCCTGGAAGAGGTTAGAAAGGAACTGGTTACTTCTTTCCAGGCTTTGTCTGCTATTGCAAGGACAGAGGGGACGGACCTCTCTGCGAGGGTTGAGCCATTGGTGGCGAAGGCTGGGTCTTTGGctgggttgtttttgggtctggttgatgatgatatgggGTTTTGA